The following is a genomic window from Ictalurus furcatus strain D&B chromosome 14, Billie_1.0, whole genome shotgun sequence.
AAAaccagggatttttttttcttcatttaaaacaggaagtaaacaaaGTGTTAAAATTCtgatgttgaattctggattgtgattggtcagaagttgttgattaattctctataacagcagctctgacaataatgcagctgaaaatcacaggtttatatgaatgcactcgttctaatacggtatggtttctatagtaacagcgttCACAGGGACAAGtggatttctgtaaggagaggtttatgtaacatttatggaaggagtctccagtgtcagtgctttgtaacagtcggaggtaaagctggaCGCTTTCTGACAAGTTGTAATGTAATATGATGTtacaggacaataatcaacttcatTACACCATCCCGATGttgagtattttcctataatagcatttttcttaaaataactCAAGTTGCGTTTGAAAGTGTTTTGGTTTAAggtaaagaaatgtaaaaacacaAACGTAACACACAACTTGTACAGCTATCATTCACAAGGAAGCGACAGGTTTCTGGACCTGGTTCCTGTTCGCTGGTCTTGCTTTATAACAGGATCTATTGTACAGACTCCGCCTTCACACTGTGGAAATCAggaagccacgcccccttccTGAGTCTCTTGTGAGGGTGACACCAAAATACTGTAAGTGCTGAGAAAGGAAGTtagtttttctctctgtttgttcCATACAGAGACATGTACACTTCCTTTACTTGTTACTTACATTCACCTCATAGCAGCTTATCGATTACACtttccattttttcttctttcagatAAACCCTTTGCTCTTATCCTCCGTTTCCTTTGGGAGGCGAAGCCATGACGACAGTTGCTATGACGCCTTCTCATGATGCACGAGACCCCCTGATCATCAGCTTTGATCTGTTCGGGTTCTCTTTACTCTCaaagctttcttttctttgctttgaTGCAAATTCCTGTgataaaaacactgacacttcAGGATCAGCACACAACTGAACAACTGAACAAtccaacaaacacacaatgtgaattgttcatttctaaaataagtggtgccatttttaaccattttaagCATAAATACAAGCACAAACTCTAACACACAGCAGCAGATGAGTTAAAGCTACATGTTGTTGAGTTTATGTACATAAAACTCAGTCACGTCCATGGCAAGTGGATTGTGGGTGAAACTGTATGTTTACATCAAAGACAACATTTAGAATATGGACTAAAATATGGCCTGAACACATCCAGCTGTGTGTACACTTCGGCTGTAAGTTCTCATCTATACCATCAGATCTAATCAAGACCATCGTGACCATGGCAGTGTGCAGAGCCAAATGCAAAGGCTACACCTTTAAACTAACAATAGAAGACTTGGGAAGCCAAAAAGGTTCTGTGTAAAACATTGAAATATTTTTCGAtcagaaagtgtttttttttgtttgtttggtttttttttttggaagtcaAAAACCCTAaattatccaaagaacctttaaagaaccTCTGAAGAACCCtattgtcatgtcacagcaatcCACGAACTCCAGTTCCCAGCAAACACCACGGCCTCCAAACATGGCCGCCCCAGACTGCATTCCCCATAACACGTACACGCTACCCCACTCACAGTCCCCAAGCTTCTGATGGAACACAGCCTCACTCAAACACGACTCTGTAAAAAGAGACTTTTAGTCACATGTAAttgaagtatacgctcagtttgTGCTCCTGACTATACCAAGCCTTTCTTTGTTGATGGTTTATCTGGGTTTGATCCTCTCGGTTATAGTCGCCTGAACTTTGTATTGAACGTGCTTGAACCTGcctcacgatttggatttgttacCCTGAGTGTTACTGAAGCTGTTTTACCTGCAACTGCATCCATCTCCGCCTCCTTCACATACCACATACCTTCTAGTGCACTATGCACGTTTTATGGAAATGGAGATCTGCCAGTTAGTGCACTCTTAGACACTTTATAACCCTTAAAGGTTATTTGGTGGTTTTTCTTCGTGAACACTTAAGGGTTCTATGTAGAAAACTTCAACAGAATATTTTCCTATCAGAACGCATGTTTCAAGAATggtaaataatcaaaaaatgCCTTAAAGAACCAGTGAAGAACCATTAAGTACCAGCTAGTGCACTACTAAGAGTACATATTAAGGGAATCGTGAGTTCTAGACAGTTTAGAACCATTAAAGGATCTCTGCTTGTCTCTCTTGGTAaactcttaaaggttctatgtggaGTGTTTTCCCGTCAGAAAGAAgtctccttacagaactctttactGAGGAAGTGTACAGAACAAACTCCACATTATTGCTCTTTATAAGTGGTTTATAAATAGAACCCTTTTTAAGTTAATGCACTACAAAGAGCAGAAAAGGAGttacttttattaaatatacttCTTAAGGGAAGTGAGAGCTGTGTTTAAACTTGTGTGATACCTTGGTAATGAAagctttttatagaccatcagtgtactaacccagctgatattaatttacacagatagggggtgtaattacttatggatttcagctggttccttgccttaccttgccttggagaactgctttttcttagcgtgttcaatacttttttccactttattacacataactttatttatggactttaatgttgtgagttctttatatttccggatttcttgagttaatactgacgtCTGGGGAAAATGTCAGGTGAATAATcacattggaaatatatttactgaaaaaaatgttgacgcgtccaatacttatttcccccactgtgtacAGTATACTTCCTCAGCTCTGAGTTTCTGTTCTGTCAGGATATTCTGTAGACTTCGGGACAACTTTAGAAGGGTTTGAAATTAAAAACTAGGTTTTCAAACTGGACTTAAAGATCAAGAGCGTGTCTGAGTCCCCAACACCGATCTCACATCCAGATGCTAACCGGGCCAGACGAGATTGGACACGTTCTCAGAGCGCTATTGCTGTAATCCTCCACAGAAGTATGAAGTGAATAGTGTACCTCTCACAGACTGTATGGTTTCCtttcaacaaacaaaaacaagctgaACAGGTTTCGCTGACTCGTTGttcaaaaaaatccaaacacatGGCCACCAATGTACAATcatttcaagaaagaaaatcaaaaataatggaTCAAGATACATCTAAGAgtattttttattcctttctagCCACAGAATAAAAGCAGGTGAACAGGATTAATAAACATCCAGCTATTAACTACATTAAGGAAATAGGACCATACATTTAACTCACAAACAACATTTACTTATTTCATGTTGATATTAAATTCAATCACAGAGGCACCAGGAAGACCCTTAGTCTTTTGTGGTTCTGTACCATGGCTAACCTCTGaccctgacctctgaccctgACCTCTGAGCCTGATCTCTGACCACAGCTAATGACTGTAAAGGCTGAAGAATTAGCATGTGATAGAATATCGTGTTTCAGGCTGTGCGTTGGATTAAATCGTAATCTTGTTTGTTGAGTAACTACTGCAGCGTTATCACGAGACTTTGCCCTCATTGTTTTACGACTTTAATGTCTTCTCGGCATAACTCCTATGTCCTACGGTGTAAGAGGTGAAACAGATTCGTCTGTAAAATATAGACTAAAGTGTTTCATGGTAATCTGCAAGTGTGAGTGCGAGGCTTCTTTCAGCTTCATTCAGTTGGTGGCTTTACACACGCACTGATAAAATACACTCAATCTGGCAACATGCCAGAAAACTTGTCTCACTGGTCTGAAAGAGAATGCAGATAACATGCGGGACATTAACTCTGCAGATAACATGCAGAGTACAAGATCATAAAAGTAACGTGTTTTCTGTGACCGGGAATGCAGTTGCATGATACAAAGCAGTCTAGGCTGTTGACTCTTTATAGCGGCCATCTTGTCCTGAAATTTACTGGAGCGCACGTTCATGCTGGTAATAACGAAACTCCAAAGAATACACAAGCTTTTAAACTCCCAAATGTTGTCTCATCTATGCACAAGTTTCACAGAAGTCCACATTGTGTATGCTGAGGCCTTTATTATGTCATCCTCTGTAGACCTGTGGTTGCAGTCGGTACGTTTGTGTGGGTCTGATGTAAATTAGTAATCCTTCCATGTATAGCAATAGTGAAAAGTCAATAGTGAATCCATGCTTACAACGACAAGCTCTGATTGTGTTTCCCCAGGACATCAATTCAATACAGTAGAGGAGTGATGACAATACATTCCTTAAAGACACACATTATTACCTATATTATAGccgagtgtgtgtacatgaacAGATTCTTCTAGATGTTTCCCTGTCTTCCTGGTGAGATCAGTGGGGTTAGTGCATCACAAACATTATGGGTTTGTttacttgtgtttgtgtgtgtgtgtgtgagagagagagagagagagagatgttcttAATGAATAGATTGTCACCGGTCAGAGTAATTGGCCACTTTAGATGTGCCATTTAAACAAACTGCGTTTCCAGGTCTCAGGAATGTTGATGGCATCGTAGAGCTTTGATTAGTGCGTCAGGGAGGTTGTAACCAATGGCAGCTGGTCCTCGGAGGGTGTGATGGTGGGACTGGTGGGACATGAAACATATTTAAGGAAAAGGAGCGTGGACGGATAAGAGACCCACAGAATTCTGCTAGAAGgtaatttgtttaataattgACTTCTTCTTGATGAAGGACCTCCAGACATTCAACGCAAGAGTTTTCTTTAGCACAAGAGGCAAATTTGCTTGTTAAATATTGTTCTTTCCTCCCTCCACGCAGATGAAACTCCAGCCGTTCCACATCTGCTCGGTTCTGCTCATGTCATTGCTGTTGCTCTGCCCTGAAGGTGGCCTGACCTTCCAGCTGCATCCCATCATCCCCGATTATGAAGCGGCAGTGAATGAGGCCTGGATGGAGCCGATGGAGAAGATGCAGTTGATGGAGATGAGACGGAGAGCTCTAGGGCCCTTGGTGAAACATCCGATGGAGACAGCGTACTacaagagaggagaagaggaggaggacatGGAAGAAGGTGATATACAACGAAACGAAGTGCTGTCGTCCATCGCCGGGGGTCTGCAAGCTTTCAACAGACAGAAAGGAGGCTTCGGGTTCCGCTTCGGGAGGAAGTGAAAGAAATGATATAGAAGGAAAGAAGAGATGGAAGTATAGGGattagtatgtgtgtatatttatagataaatacagtatatttatatatcagtgtctgcatgtgtgtgtttgtgtgtgagaccGACATGACCATAATAAATGCTCagcttttaaatgtatatacatgAGGACAGTTAATAtgatgtttatgtttctgtacatAGCTTTCTCTGGATGTAAAACATTCGTAAATCCTGGACAAAATGAAACATGAGATATTTGCCATAAATGAAAGCTTTTAACCAGTACTCATGGTTTCTTCCTTAAAATATGACTGCAAAATAATAGGAAtacccttgcagaatctgctaaatgttttttaaaaaaagaggttaaaattctgttttgtttatatatatatatatatatatatatatatatatatatatatatatatatatatatatatatatatatagacaacAAATACTGCTGTACAGGAGGAATGCAGAACAATTATATCATGACGTGTGATGGACACACCAGGTGCAAATACCATAaacatgtgtcagtgtgtgtgtggtcactgCAGCACATTGGTATTGCACATGGTTGATATTGATGGTCGGATTATGCAGCTGATGGAATGCAGGTATGTGCAGTTACTCGAATACTCACCCGAACTGAAGAACAGCAAATAAAACCAGAAAAGTAAAGTTATGTGTCAGAGAGTGAGTTTGATTACACAACAGAGTTATTCACACTAAAAATGATCAtgagtgattattattattattattattattattattattattattattaaaatatatacacaagactataataatatagtaataatatagtACTTTTCTCAAAGCCAGGGTCACTTTACAATTTGGGGAAAAAGAAACCCAAGGACACAagataatgttaaaataaataaaaagcagaatGAGAAGCTGTTGCTGTGATCAGATTTTAATGGCATTACAAACTGAGAAAATATATTAAGTGATAAAAATACAATCATATGACATTACATATGAAAAAATATGAAGCTCCTGTTATTTCCAATCCAAGCAACACACCACAATATCATTTACACTGTTGATTAACACCCAAGTTCTTCACtatagtttgtttttaaaaaaataataaaacaataataataataataatttatgctGTAATTTCATGTATGGGTTTAAAAGATTTTAACACTTGTGGACTTGCTAATTAACTAATGAACCTTTTCATGAAACTTTCCCCCACCATTCACAACTGTGATCAAGAAGAAGAcagatattttattcatttgtcctGAACATTTTTATAACATACATGTGCTAATGTAgctgtaaataataacaattaatacattaaaacgacaaaaaaaacaaataactcAGTGAGCAGATTTTATTCCTAAATAACGTGAAAAAAacagttattttatattatatattttatatttcatataaaagtccatccatccatcttctataccgcttattgttttcagggtcacggggaacctggagtctatcccagggagcatggggcacaaggcggggtacaccctggtcagggtgccagtccatcacagggcacactcacacacacccattcatacactacggacactttagacacgccaatcagcctaccatgcatgtctttggactgggggaggaaaccagagtacccggaggaaacccccacagcacggggagaacatgcaaactccgcacacacagaggaattgaacccccgaccctggcggtgtgaggcgaacgtgctaaccactaagccactgtgcacccctCATATAATATAtgttctatattattattattattattattattattattattattattattattattattattattattattattccaccaACACACTACAGTATCATTACACACCTCTGGAAGAACACCTACAGTGTTAAGTGTTGTTTCAGTCTTATTTTTCAGCACCTCCACAGGTTCATTCTGCCCGGATATTACTGACAGACCGACACTGAATCCTGTGATTAGTTAGTTCTGGCCACGCCTGTGGAGCTCGAGCCTCTGAGACTTGTTGTTCTGCACTCGGACTGGGAGAGATCACACCTGACCTGCAGCAGACGGAGAGTGGATATTTCTGGGGTATTTTGGGGTATTATGTGAAGATGGGGTGGACTTCTCTCATCTTTTCAGCCTCGGTGTTGTTGTGTGCTGCTGTTCCAGTTCTCAGCGGTGAGTCTCCACTTCATTCTGCTTCAAATAATCCAGTAACCCTTCTGTACTTTTCATCCTGAACACCGAACTTTCCCTCAAATCGAAAGTAAAGCAGAAAGTTTATTAAAACAGCTCGGATTATATCGCTTTAATTGACTTCCCATGGTGTTTATGATTAAATCCAGTGAACTCTTAACTCTTAACACTTATGGAAGAACTCAGAAGTTCTTTTTCAGCCATATTAGATTTCTCCTCCTGACATGGCGGAAGTTAAAGTCGGTGTCTTTGTTGTTTTAACTGTAACAGCGCTGCAACTTCTAATTTATCATAAATGATTTGTAAGTTGTTCAAACTAATCAGGCCTACACTAATTAGTGTTTTACtctttaatatatatgtgtgtatatatatatatatatatgttttttatcCTGATTTGTGAGAAGAAGGCAGTAGTCAGTCCTCGGTATTCAGTTAGTGTTGGTGAGGCGATACTCACCTGGCAGGTAAGCTTAGGGTGGGGCATCACCTAGGCAACGCGTTACGTCATGCTCTAATTAGGACAATGGACAAGGAagtctttttttaaagtgtgcGTAATAATTAGTCTCCTGTATGTTATTgacttgtttttctcttttgatAGCAGCCTGAAATGCCAAGAAATCATTGATCAACTATGATATTTATTTCAACTATATAGTGAaattctatatattatatattaaagaagGAGAGACATAAGTGAGTGCTGGAACAAAGTCCATGTGTGATATATGATGGTTGGtgtggactgagaaaataaaaggCTTTGCTTGTGATTCAGTCTAGAACAAATATGGAAAGTCCATATTCTAAAACCAAAAGTAAACACCCACCTTTTTTAACTTGGAATTAAAATGGACTTGGAAGTGTGTATCATAAGTCTACACGAAATGACTTATAATATTAAAGTCAGGGGGATCAGTATAGTtcacaaaattatttacaaataaacgtTGCGATTGAAGTATTCACCCCATTGCGGTGATACGTAGCCTATAAACTGTTTCATTTGGATAGAGACATGGTTACAGCGTCAAATGTTTAGCTTCCTAAAGAAGAATTACTTAATTATTACAGTTTGTCAACAGCTGAGTTTATAGCTTGTGAATGTATTGCTCTAATTAGCCCCCTAGTGGAAAAACAGAGAACAACTCATTGTTCCaattttttcagtttaattagaCCATGAGACAATTTTCATTTCGATGTCTAAGTTTTACTAAATTATTGTGAAATACCCAATATTTTTACTTGCATTGTCAGTGCACCTTGTAGTGAGTATCcactcttttgttgttttttccccctacttATAGACCGGCACCAACTGTATTACACCTACACGGCTCTGTCCAAACCGATTAAACTTCCCGGAATCTATGAGTTCACTGCACTGGGAATGCTCGATGACCGAGAACTCGACTACTACACCAGCGAGACTCAGGCTAAGATTCCTAAACAGGACTGGATGAGAGAGAAGATGCCACAGGATTACTGGGAGAAAGGCACTCAGTCCCGCAAGAGCAAAGAACAGTGGTTTAAGGTCAACGTGGACATCCTGATGGAACGTATGGGACACAATAAGACTGGTTAGTACATTCTCTTTATCATTACTCATAAAAGGGCAGGGGTCGTTTCTTTATGATTCTTAATGTGTAGTGTCAGACAGTTCAGTTATCTTCATTGCACTGTCTCCATTTTAGACCTTCATGTTCTTCAATGGAGACATGGCTGTGAGATTGATGAAGACACAGATGGGAATATTAAATTTGTGAGTGGAGTTGATGAGTACAGCTACGATGGCACTGAGTTCCTCTCCTTCGATGAGGTAAACTCGAGGTGGATTGCTCCAGTCCCAGCTGCTCAGCCGACCAAAAGGAAATGGGATGAAGTTCCCATCCTTAACCAGTACACCAAGGGCTATCTGGAGAAAGAGTGTGTGGACTGGCTCAAAAAGTTCATGGAGTATGGAAAAGAAGAACTGAAAAAATATTGTGAGTGATAAAAGAATGATTCTGATGGATGTAGTTTATGGTTTAGACTTGATAAAATTAGAGTAAAAACTtgattttaaaagtaaaaacttGAAtgatgattttctttcttttcagcacCACCCAAAGCGTATATATCTGCGAAGCCATCAGTAACTGACCCCAGCAAATACACCCTGAGCTGCCTCGCCACGGGATTCTTACCTCCAGATGCGAAAATGTGTTTAAGGAAGTCTAGAACTTCTCTGCCTGAACATCTGGTAAAATCCTCTGGAATTGTTCCCAACGGTGACGGCACCTACCAGCTGAGGAGCCATACCGACATTGTGATGGATACAACAGTAGTGTACGATTGCTATATAACCCAAAGTGCCCTTGACAAACCAATAATTATAGAGTGGGGTAATTATCTttctttgtttacatttgtatttgACTGTAATTTGTTActacttggaaaaaaaaaatatttgaagtacTTACATACCACACATAGCAGCAACATGTGCAACTACACTAGCAAAAATTACATTCCTTTCTGTGGTGAACTGGTGATGTGTAATTAACATTATATACCAGTATGATGGAAGTATTGTGAAAAGCCCATGTTTGTCTCATGCACAGTAAGATCTACATTATGATAGTGTTAACAACTCAGGActctgagatgtgtgtgtgtgagagagagagagagaaaaagagagagggacagacagacagagagagagagagaaaaagagagagggacagacagacagagagagagagatcccaTGAGCAAGAGTGTGGTTGTACTGAATATTGGCACGGCTGTGATTTGGCTGTAGGCTGTAGTGTTGTAGATCATCACAGCCATGCCAATATTCTGTATAACTGCACCCTTGCTTGTGTGATTTTGCTTTTAGACGCAAGAAAATAATACTGAGTAACTGATATTTTGGATACAATAttaacaaatgttttgttttgtttttgcaccactAGCAGAAATAGATCTCATACAAGCTGCACTCACTTCATAAAATgttggctagctagctcaccTTGGTTTGAATATTCCACATTAAATTCCcctttcatcttcatctgataTGCTTTCATTTTGAAGTAatattttaaagttattttcctgaaaaacacattttaaaaacaaagtgaACCGTCCCAGTGCAGTTACACTAAATATGAGCACTCTTGGTGGTGAGGTAAATCACTAGATGAATTGGGAAGAAAGTGGCATACATAATTGTATGGGCATTTTTATTTCCCGTGGTTGTTGGACATGAGGGTGAAAAACTACGTCAGCAGCGTACTGAAATTTCTTGTCTGCTGGCCAGCTACAACTAGAGACTTGATAGACACCCAGGAAACGTATGAGTGCACCTGTGGTTGCCCTAACACACTCAGATTGGGAAACCTAGAGTATATGGAGTGGAGCATTTGTAGGTCTAGTATTAGTACAAAACTTGAAAAATTGGTTATTTATAGCATCCTGATCCTGTTTTAGATCAACACTGCAACTCTCTGATTTGCTTTATCATTTTTCTGCCTACAGTCTTTAAGGAGGAGTCCAGTGTCAACATTGGAATAATCATAGGAGCGGTTGTCTGTGTCCTACTCTTGGTGATTGTTGTGATCGTCATCCTCGCTCTTAAAATGAAAGGCAAAGTTTGTAAGTATAGACcatacttatttaaaaaaaaaaaacaaaactgtcatATCCACAAATAATAACCTGGCAGATCATGCCAGACCACAGTAATGGCTGAAGTAAAAACTGCTAAACAGATCAAGAACAGGATGTAGGCATTTCTGAGTAAAAAGCATACAGAGTAGAATACACCAggatggcatttttttttgtcaaataacTGATTTATCAAAAGGTACAAACTACTGGGAGGCAGAACAGTACAGAAATACCAGGTagttaaaaatacacaaataagaGAAACATTAAAAAAGTATATACAAGAGAGGAGTAGAATTATCACCATGGAAACATCAAACATCTGTccattttattagatttttgttCAATTCTAATTAAAGGCAGTTTCCTTTGATTACCTGCTAATATGAAAGTAcacaatgtaatatatatatatcttggaagtatatcattattataccAATAATAGAATATAAGCAAtgaatatttcactttttttatcTGCCATTTTTCTTATCCTTTTCTTctacattacattattttaattcttatttttgAATCTTTCAGGTCTTTCAACTGGTGGCTCTGGTAATAATaatctatatttaaaataaatacttttttaattaatacagGTTTGTTCACTATAACTGAgacattctcttttttttccccagagaaCAAAAGCTTTGGGGGATCAAGCAGTGGATCAAGCACTGAAAGCATTAAACTGGATGGCAATTCTGGTAATGTATCATTTCCCAGAACAAAAACTTTATTTCCCTTTAGTGATCTCTTTCATGTAAATGATGTAGTCAACTCCAGATTGATTGGCAACTTTTATAAATGCAAGCTAAACATATTTGATACAAATCTACAGTTTCACCGAATAATTCATATGTTTCACTCAGACAGAAGAAATGCCTtaccttttctctctctaaaaaaaaacctcattttcttttttctcccaaAACATGTTGAACCTttctgggttttattttttttttttttcaaattgctCACAGTCAGGGAAAAGGGAAAACAACACGCATCACAAAATCCAATTGCACACAGAAATAATGATTGTTATTTAGGATCTTAGTAAATGCAGGCACatggggtgtgggggggggggtctgtcaATGAGAATGTTCTTTGTAAATCATGTTTTAGAAAGaataatttgattaaaaaatgtcatttttgtgcatttcagGGAAAGACAACACTGACCCATCAAGATTGAGCAGCAAGGAGGAAGTGAATGAGAACACCCAATCACTGCTACCAGCCACTGGTAATCCTGGGACTAAATCATTCATAATAATCAACTTTTATAAACCTTTGTCACACAGGATGTCAATCAGCACAACACTTTCCATAAGTTACCTTTGGGCTCTTAGTTGCTCCTCTGATAAATGCCTTCTTTAGCTGGTCACTGACGTTTGGTGGAAGTCCTCCTATAGGCAGAGTTGCAGTTGGGCTAtacatattct
Proteins encoded in this region:
- the LOC128618094 gene encoding major histocompatibility complex class I-related gene protein-like isoform X1, with amino-acid sequence MGWTSLIFSASVLLCAAVPVLSDRHQLYYTYTALSKPIKLPGIYEFTALGMLDDRELDYYTSETQAKIPKQDWMREKMPQDYWEKGTQSRKSKEQWFKVNVDILMERMGHNKTDLHVLQWRHGCEIDEDTDGNIKFVSGVDEYSYDGTEFLSFDEVNSRWIAPVPAAQPTKRKWDEVPILNQYTKGYLEKECVDWLKKFMEYGKEELKKYSPPKAYISAKPSVTDPSKYTLSCLATGFLPPDAKMCLRKSRTSLPEHLVKSSGIVPNGDGTYQLRSHTDIVMDTTVVYDCYITQSALDKPIIIEWVFKEESSVNIGIIIGAVVCVLLLVIVVIVILALKMKGKVCLSTGGSENKSFGGSSSGSSTESIKLDGNSGKDNTDPSRLSSKEEVNENTQSLLPATEGHSDTGSDSKDAKDSDSTRDSGKGSASGSSASSQESIDETSKMLQTSELV
- the qrfp gene encoding uncharacterized protein qrfp, which codes for MKLQPFHICSVLLMSLLLLCPEGGLTFQLHPIIPDYEAAVNEAWMEPMEKMQLMEMRRRALGPLVKHPMETAYYKRGEEEEDMEEGDIQRNEVLSSIAGGLQAFNRQKGGFGFRFGRK